Proteins from one Streptomyces sp. NBC_00390 genomic window:
- a CDS encoding ubiquitin-like domain-containing protein — MDARLVAYAPTAPHLDLRDQPSLPRQSAPVADPPAGGRAQARRAARRRRTGERPDALRRLVPQALVVAFLAGGTTAFVAADKAVRLTVDGVPRTLHTFADDVQELLDEEGVDVGAHDLVAPAPGEDLTSGDEVVVRHGRPLVLTLDGQRRQVWTTAPDVDGALRQLGVRAEGAYLSASRSLTISRTGLALHVRTERTVTFLADGRRHTLRTNAATVREALREAGIELRGQDTMSVPPAGFPHDGQTITVTRISSSRQVREEPIAYAVRRTEDATLFAGTEVVVRQGRAGVRRVTYVLRTVDGVPQQPRKIADEVVREPVTEVVKVGTRSLPSSVEGADGLNWSALAQCESGGRPDAVDPSGNHGGLYQFDIGTWRALGGTGRPQDAPAEEQTYRAKKLYVQRGASPWPHCGRRLYR; from the coding sequence GTGGATGCCCGCCTCGTTGCCTACGCGCCCACCGCGCCGCACCTCGATCTGAGGGACCAGCCGTCCCTGCCGCGCCAGAGTGCCCCTGTCGCCGACCCGCCCGCCGGAGGCCGGGCCCAGGCCCGCAGGGCGGCCCGGCGCCGCCGCACCGGCGAGCGTCCCGACGCCCTGCGCCGACTCGTCCCGCAGGCGCTCGTCGTCGCCTTTCTCGCCGGCGGCACCACCGCGTTCGTCGCCGCCGACAAGGCCGTACGGCTCACCGTCGACGGCGTGCCGCGCACCCTGCACACCTTCGCCGACGACGTACAGGAACTCCTCGACGAGGAAGGCGTGGACGTCGGCGCGCACGACCTCGTCGCCCCGGCCCCCGGTGAGGACCTCACCAGCGGCGACGAAGTCGTCGTCCGCCACGGCAGGCCCCTGGTGCTCACCCTGGACGGACAGCGCCGCCAAGTGTGGACCACCGCCCCCGACGTCGACGGCGCCCTGCGCCAGCTCGGCGTGCGCGCGGAAGGCGCGTATCTGTCGGCCTCCCGTTCCCTGACGATCTCCCGCACCGGCCTCGCCCTGCACGTCCGAACCGAGCGCACCGTCACCTTCCTCGCCGACGGACGCCGGCACACGCTGCGCACCAACGCGGCCACGGTGCGCGAGGCGCTCCGCGAGGCGGGCATCGAACTGCGCGGCCAGGACACCATGTCCGTACCGCCCGCCGGCTTCCCGCACGACGGCCAGACCATCACGGTCACGCGGATCAGCAGCTCCCGGCAGGTGCGCGAGGAACCCATCGCCTATGCCGTGCGGCGGACCGAGGACGCCACGCTGTTCGCCGGCACCGAGGTCGTCGTACGGCAGGGCAGGGCCGGAGTGCGCCGGGTCACCTACGTCCTGCGGACCGTCGACGGCGTACCGCAGCAGCCGAGGAAGATCGCCGACGAGGTGGTGCGCGAGCCCGTGACCGAGGTGGTCAAGGTCGGCACCCGGTCGCTGCCGTCGTCGGTCGAGGGCGCCGACGGCCTGAACTGGAGCGCCCTCGCACAGTGCGAGTCGGGCGGCCGGCCCGATGCGGTCGACCCGTCCGGGAACCACGGCGGGCTGTACCAGTTCGACATCGGTACCTGGCGTGCCCTCGGCGGAACCGGGCGGCCGCAGGACGCACCCGCCGAGGAACAGACGTACCGGGCCAAGAAGCTCTATGTGCAGCGGGGGGCGAGTCCGTGGCCGCACTGCGGCCGTAGGCTGTATCGGTGA
- a CDS encoding ParB/RepB/Spo0J family partition protein, whose product MDYGKEVAISDLKIDPQAQRTLNEGRAQRIADNIVPEAVGLIIVSQRDNGEMYIVDGQHRCRACQLAGMRTVKTEIHYGLTLDQEAILFLIKNRESHKPRPIDEYHVGLTGGVSLFVDTDRVLKKHQLSLGSTSTNGVGAVSGVLRITERFGATVLDRTLWVAEEAFGRSPETWDGMFLGGLGQFLGRWGNIIDDKELARKILAMGVASKWRAEILSQSSRGGFNNSGTGSRVTTAYRLVIRAWNKGRRAANQIAE is encoded by the coding sequence GTGGACTATGGGAAAGAGGTCGCGATCAGCGACCTCAAGATCGACCCTCAAGCGCAGCGCACCCTCAACGAGGGGCGAGCGCAGCGCATCGCGGACAACATCGTCCCGGAGGCCGTCGGTCTCATCATCGTGTCCCAGCGGGACAACGGCGAGATGTACATCGTGGACGGGCAGCACCGCTGCCGTGCCTGCCAACTGGCCGGCATGCGCACCGTAAAGACCGAGATTCACTATGGGCTGACCCTGGATCAGGAAGCGATCCTCTTCCTGATCAAGAACCGTGAGTCACACAAGCCGAGGCCTATCGATGAATACCACGTAGGTCTCACCGGCGGCGTTTCCCTCTTCGTCGACACTGACCGGGTCCTGAAGAAGCACCAGCTCTCCCTCGGCTCGACATCTACCAACGGTGTGGGGGCCGTGTCCGGAGTCCTTCGGATTACGGAGCGATTCGGCGCCACGGTCCTCGACCGCACCCTCTGGGTTGCCGAGGAGGCTTTCGGCCGCTCCCCGGAGACCTGGGACGGCATGTTCCTCGGTGGCCTCGGCCAGTTCTTGGGCCGGTGGGGCAACATCATCGATGACAAGGAACTCGCCCGAAAGATCCTGGCCATGGGAGTGGCGTCCAAGTGGCGCGCCGAAATCCTCAGTCAGTCGTCGCGTGGCGGCTTCAACAACAGCGGCACCGGGTCGCGCGTGACGACGGCTTATCGACTCGTCATCAGGGCCTGGAACAAGGGACGCAGGGCCGCGAATCAGATCGCGGAGTAG
- the rsmA gene encoding 16S rRNA (adenine(1518)-N(6)/adenine(1519)-N(6))-dimethyltransferase RsmA has product MSTTDPDALLGPADIRELAASLGVRPTKQRGQNFVIDANTVRRIVRTAEVKPDDVVVEVGPGLGSLTLALLEAADGVVAVEIDDVLAAALPTTIATRMPERAPRFSLVHEDAMHVQELPGPPPTALVANLPYNVAVPVLLHMLERFPTIERTLVMVQSEVADRLAARPGNKVYGVPSVKANWYTDVKRAGAIGRNVFWPAPNVDSGLVSLVRRAEPVPTTASRAEVFAVVDAAFAQRRKTLRAALAGWAGSPAAAETALVAAGISPQARGESLTVEEFARIAEAKNAEAKDAEAEK; this is encoded by the coding sequence GTGAGCACCACTGATCCCGACGCACTCCTCGGCCCCGCCGACATCCGCGAACTGGCCGCCTCGCTGGGCGTACGCCCCACCAAGCAGCGCGGCCAGAACTTCGTCATCGACGCCAACACGGTCCGCCGGATCGTGCGCACGGCCGAGGTCAAGCCCGACGACGTCGTGGTCGAGGTCGGTCCCGGACTCGGCTCGCTGACCCTGGCGCTGCTCGAGGCGGCCGACGGGGTCGTCGCCGTCGAGATCGACGACGTGCTGGCGGCAGCGCTGCCGACGACGATCGCGACGCGCATGCCGGAACGGGCCCCGCGCTTCTCGCTCGTCCACGAGGACGCGATGCACGTGCAGGAGCTGCCCGGCCCGCCGCCGACCGCGCTGGTCGCGAACCTGCCGTACAACGTCGCGGTGCCGGTGCTGCTCCACATGCTGGAGCGCTTCCCGACGATCGAGCGCACGCTGGTCATGGTCCAGTCGGAGGTCGCCGACCGGCTGGCGGCACGGCCCGGGAACAAGGTGTACGGAGTCCCCTCGGTGAAGGCCAACTGGTACACCGATGTGAAGCGGGCGGGCGCGATCGGCCGCAACGTCTTCTGGCCGGCCCCCAACGTCGACTCGGGCCTGGTGTCGTTGGTGCGCCGCGCCGAACCGGTGCCGACGACCGCCTCCAGGGCAGAGGTCTTCGCGGTCGTCGACGCGGCGTTCGCACAGCGCCGCAAGACCCTGCGTGCGGCACTGGCCGGATGGGCCGGATCACCGGCCGCGGCGGAGACGGCACTGGTCGCGGCGGGAATCTCGCCGCAGGCGCGCGGGGAGTCGCTGACGGTGGAGGAGTTCGCGCGGATCGCCGAGGCGAAGAACGCGGAGGCGAAGGACGCGGAGGCCGAGAAGTGA
- a CDS encoding 4-(cytidine 5'-diphospho)-2-C-methyl-D-erythritol kinase: MSVTVRVPAKVNVQLAVGGARPDGFHDLANVFLAVGLYDEVTVRPAPSLTITCAGPDADQVPLDRTNLAARAAELLAARHGISPDVHIHIDKDIPVAGGMAGGSADGAGALLACDALWGLGSSRDELLAICAQLGSDVPFSLVGGAALGTGRGEQLTELTVGGAFHWVFAVADGGLSTPAVYAEFDRLNEGAAVPPPVASPALLDALATGDAASLAASLTNDLQSAALSLRPSLAATLSTGTSAGALAALVSGSGPTTAFLTKDEDSAESVAAALMASGTCRTARVARAAAAGATIVNA; this comes from the coding sequence GTGAGCGTGACCGTACGAGTGCCGGCGAAGGTCAATGTGCAGCTGGCGGTCGGCGGGGCACGCCCCGACGGCTTTCACGACCTCGCCAACGTGTTCCTCGCCGTCGGGCTGTACGACGAGGTGACGGTGCGCCCGGCGCCGTCACTGACGATCACGTGCGCGGGGCCGGACGCGGACCAGGTACCGCTGGACCGTACGAACCTGGCCGCGCGGGCAGCGGAACTGCTCGCGGCCCGGCACGGCATCTCGCCCGACGTGCACATCCACATCGACAAGGACATCCCGGTCGCCGGTGGCATGGCCGGCGGCAGCGCGGACGGCGCCGGTGCGCTGCTCGCCTGCGACGCGCTGTGGGGCCTCGGCTCGTCCAGGGACGAACTCCTCGCCATCTGCGCCCAGTTGGGCAGCGATGTGCCGTTCAGCCTGGTGGGCGGTGCGGCCCTGGGCACCGGCCGCGGCGAGCAGCTGACCGAGCTCACCGTCGGCGGGGCGTTCCACTGGGTCTTCGCGGTGGCGGACGGCGGCCTGTCGACCCCCGCGGTGTACGCCGAGTTCGACCGCCTCAACGAGGGCGCTGCGGTCCCGCCCCCGGTGGCCTCGCCCGCGCTCCTGGATGCCCTCGCCACGGGCGACGCGGCCTCCCTGGCCGCCTCCCTGACGAACGACCTCCAGTCCGCCGCCCTGTCCCTGCGCCCGTCTCTGGCGGCCACGCTCTCGACGGGCACGTCCGCCGGGGCCCTGGCAGCCCTGGTCTCGGGCTCGGGCCCGACGACGGCGTTCCTGACCAAGGACGAGGACTCGGCCGAGTCGGTGGCCGCGGCGCTGATGGCTTCCGGTACGTGCCGCACGGCCCGGGTGGCGCGGGCGGCGGCTGCGGGCGCGACGATCGTGAACGCCTGA
- a CDS encoding dolichyl-phosphate-mannose--protein mannosyltransferase, with protein sequence MTSTAPQTLQGKDAAPQPPGWEQRLRRFGYVPRPVIGLRERLVPPYTRPSDRLWPVFGIRPGDADPLLRIFSWVGPVLVALLAGVLRFWNLGKPHAVIFDETYYAKDAWALINQGYEGSWPKEIDKKILEPGGADIAIPTDPGYVVHPPVGKWVIGLGEKMFDFTPFGWRFMVALLGTLSVLMLCRIGRRLFRSTFLGCLAGLLMAVDGLHFVMSRTALLDLVLMFFVLAAFGALLLDRDRSRRRLAAALPVDADGVLRPDATVAETLRLGWRPWRLVTGVLLGLAAGTKWNGLYVMAAFCVMSVLWDVGSRRTAGAVRPYAAVLKKDLLPAFVSTVPVAIATYIATWTGWIVTDKGYHRDWATKGAGQDSSWSWLFPDWWRSLWHYETQVFDFHVKLTSGHTYESNPWSWLVLGRPVSYYYEDPKPGTRGCPADAVDKCASEVLALGTPLLWWAACFALCYVLWRWLFRRDWRAGAILCGFLAGWVPWLHYQERTIFLFYAVVFVPFLCLAVAMMIGAILGPPGSDERRRAIGAIGAGVLVLLIVWNFIYFYPIYTGQTIPLDEWRNRMWLDTWV encoded by the coding sequence GTGACCAGTACCGCGCCTCAGACCCTTCAGGGCAAGGACGCCGCCCCGCAGCCGCCCGGCTGGGAGCAGCGGCTGCGCAGATTCGGCTATGTGCCCCGGCCCGTGATCGGGCTGCGTGAGCGCCTGGTACCGCCGTACACGCGCCCCTCCGACCGGCTGTGGCCGGTGTTCGGCATCCGCCCCGGGGATGCGGACCCGCTGCTGCGGATCTTCTCCTGGGTCGGCCCGGTGCTGGTCGCCCTGCTCGCGGGCGTGCTGCGGTTCTGGAACCTCGGCAAGCCGCATGCGGTGATATTCGACGAGACGTACTACGCCAAGGACGCCTGGGCGCTGATCAACCAGGGGTACGAGGGCAGCTGGCCCAAGGAAATCGACAAGAAGATCCTGGAACCGGGCGGGGCGGACATCGCGATCCCCACCGATCCCGGCTATGTGGTGCATCCGCCGGTCGGCAAGTGGGTCATCGGCCTCGGCGAGAAGATGTTCGACTTCACGCCGTTCGGCTGGCGCTTCATGGTCGCCCTGCTCGGCACGCTGTCGGTGCTGATGCTCTGCCGGATCGGGCGGCGGCTGTTCCGCTCCACATTCCTCGGCTGCCTCGCCGGTCTGCTGATGGCGGTGGACGGTCTGCACTTCGTGATGAGCCGCACCGCACTGCTCGACCTGGTGCTGATGTTCTTCGTGCTGGCGGCGTTCGGGGCGCTGCTCCTGGACCGGGACCGGTCGCGGCGCAGGCTCGCCGCGGCGCTGCCCGTGGATGCGGACGGCGTGCTGCGGCCCGATGCGACGGTCGCGGAGACCCTGCGGCTGGGCTGGCGCCCGTGGCGGCTCGTGACCGGTGTGCTGCTGGGACTGGCCGCGGGCACCAAGTGGAACGGCCTGTACGTGATGGCCGCGTTCTGTGTGATGAGCGTGCTCTGGGACGTCGGCTCGCGCCGCACAGCGGGCGCGGTACGCCCGTATGCGGCGGTCCTGAAGAAGGATCTGCTGCCGGCGTTCGTCTCCACGGTGCCGGTCGCGATCGCCACGTACATCGCGACCTGGACCGGCTGGATCGTCACGGACAAGGGGTACCACCGGGACTGGGCGACCAAGGGAGCCGGTCAGGACAGCAGCTGGAGCTGGCTGTTCCCGGACTGGTGGCGCAGCCTGTGGCACTACGAGACCCAGGTCTTCGACTTCCACGTCAAGCTGACCTCCGGGCACACCTACGAGTCGAACCCGTGGAGCTGGCTGGTGCTGGGCCGCCCGGTCTCGTACTACTACGAGGACCCGAAGCCGGGCACGAGGGGCTGCCCGGCGGACGCGGTCGACAAGTGCGCCAGCGAGGTGCTGGCACTGGGCACCCCCCTGCTGTGGTGGGCGGCGTGCTTCGCGCTGTGCTACGTCCTGTGGCGCTGGCTGTTCCGCCGCGACTGGCGCGCGGGCGCGATCCTCTGCGGCTTCCTGGCCGGCTGGGTGCCGTGGCTGCACTACCAGGAGCGCACGATCTTCCTGTTCTACGCGGTCGTGTTCGTGCCGTTCCTGTGTCTGGCGGTCGCGATGATGATCGGCGCGATCCTCGGCCCACCGGGATCGGACGAACGCCGCCGGGCGATCGGCGCGATCGGCGCGGGCGTGCTGGTGCTGCTGATCGTGTGGAACTTCATCTACTTCTATCCGATCTACACCGGCCAGACGATCCCGCTCGACGAGTGGCGCAACCGGATGTGGCTAGACACCTGGGTCTAG
- the rsmI gene encoding 16S rRNA (cytidine(1402)-2'-O)-methyltransferase, whose amino-acid sequence MTFVTGTLVLAGTPIGDVADAPPRLAAELEGADIVAAEDTRRLRRLTQALGVHTRGRVVSYFEGNEAARTPELVEALAGGARVLLVTDAGMPSVSDPGYRLVAAAVEKDIKVTAVPGPSAVLTALALSGLPVDRFCFEGFLPRKAGERLGRLREVAGERRTLVYFEAPHRLDDTLTAMAEVFGPDRRAAVCRELTKTYEEVRRGGLGELAAWAAEGVRGEITVVVEGAPAAGPAELDAAELVRRVQVREEAGERRKEAIAAVAAEAGLPKREVFDAVVAAKNAARPASADGKGLS is encoded by the coding sequence ATGACCTTTGTGACAGGAACGCTGGTACTCGCAGGGACGCCCATCGGTGATGTGGCGGACGCGCCGCCCCGGCTCGCCGCCGAGCTGGAGGGCGCCGACATCGTCGCCGCCGAGGACACCCGGCGGCTGCGCCGGCTCACCCAGGCCCTCGGTGTGCACACGCGCGGGCGCGTCGTGTCGTACTTCGAGGGCAACGAGGCCGCCCGTACGCCCGAGCTGGTCGAGGCGCTGGCCGGCGGGGCCCGGGTGCTGCTCGTCACCGACGCGGGAATGCCGTCGGTGTCCGACCCCGGATACCGGCTGGTGGCCGCCGCGGTCGAGAAGGACATCAAGGTCACCGCGGTGCCGGGCCCGTCCGCCGTGCTGACCGCGCTCGCTCTGTCCGGTCTCCCGGTGGACCGCTTCTGCTTCGAGGGCTTCCTGCCGCGCAAGGCGGGGGAGCGGCTCGGCCGCCTGCGTGAGGTCGCCGGCGAGCGGCGCACGCTCGTCTACTTCGAGGCCCCCCACCGACTGGACGACACGCTCACCGCAATGGCCGAAGTGTTCGGTCCCGACCGCCGCGCGGCCGTGTGCCGCGAGCTCACCAAGACATACGAGGAGGTCAGGCGCGGTGGCCTTGGCGAACTCGCCGCCTGGGCCGCCGAGGGTGTGCGGGGCGAGATCACCGTCGTCGTCGAGGGTGCGCCGGCCGCGGGTCCCGCCGAACTCGACGCTGCCGAGCTGGTGCGCAGGGTGCAGGTGAGGGAGGAGGCGGGGGAGCGGCGCAAGGAGGCCATCGCGGCCGTCGCCGCCGAGGCGGGACTGCCCAAACGCGAGGTGTTCGATGCGGTCGTGGCGGCAAAGAACGCGGCTCGACCGGCCTCCGCGGACGGCAAAGGACTATCGTAA
- a CDS encoding TatD family hydrolase, with product MSSKSAPPPLPEPLGVEVADSHTHLDMQEGTVEEALARAAAVGVTTVVQVGCDLKGSRWAAETAARHPGVHAAVALHPNEAPRIVLGDGGGTSQPPGAGGGRSRQGARQAGGDAALDDALAEIDRLAALDEVKAVGETGLDRFRTGPDGMAAQERSFRAHIEIAKRHDKALVIHDREAHADVLRILAEEGAPERTVFHCYSGDAEMAEVCAAAGYFMSFAGNVTFKNAQPLRDALTVAPAELVLVETDAPFLTPAPYRGRPNAPYLIPVTLRAMAAVKGLDEDTLAAAIAANSARAFGY from the coding sequence ATGAGTTCGAAGTCCGCTCCGCCGCCGCTGCCCGAACCCCTCGGCGTAGAGGTCGCCGATTCGCACACCCACCTGGACATGCAGGAGGGCACCGTCGAGGAGGCGCTGGCCAGGGCCGCCGCGGTCGGCGTGACCACGGTCGTCCAGGTGGGCTGCGACCTCAAGGGATCCCGCTGGGCGGCCGAGACCGCCGCCCGGCACCCGGGAGTGCACGCCGCGGTCGCGCTGCACCCGAACGAGGCGCCGCGCATCGTGCTCGGTGACGGTGGGGGCACCTCCCAGCCCCCTGGGGCTGGGGGAGGGCGGTCGCGCCAGGGCGCACGGCAGGCCGGCGGCGATGCCGCGCTCGACGACGCGCTCGCCGAGATCGACCGGCTGGCCGCCCTCGACGAGGTCAAGGCGGTCGGCGAGACGGGCCTGGACCGATTCCGTACGGGGCCCGACGGCATGGCCGCACAGGAACGCTCGTTCCGGGCGCACATCGAGATCGCCAAGCGGCACGACAAGGCGCTCGTCATCCACGACCGTGAGGCGCACGCGGATGTGCTGCGCATCCTCGCCGAGGAGGGCGCGCCGGAGCGCACCGTTTTCCACTGCTATTCCGGCGACGCGGAAATGGCCGAAGTGTGTGCCGCCGCGGGCTACTTCATGTCGTTCGCCGGCAATGTGACCTTCAAGAACGCCCAGCCGCTGCGCGACGCCCTCACCGTCGCGCCCGCCGAACTCGTACTCGTCGAAACGGACGCGCCCTTTCTCACCCCGGCGCCGTACCGCGGACGGCCCAACGCGCCGTATCTGATCCCGGTCACGCTGCGCGCGATGGCGGCCGTGAAGGGGCTGGACGAGGACACGCTGGCCGCGGCGATCGCCGCGAACTCGGCGCGCGCCTTCGGGTACTGA
- a CDS encoding restriction endonuclease, producing the protein MQSSARKKTMNPSAYVALVEALTAIFWNKKPFEMYVRAMLKDHSELLAQLDFTATKREVSGQLANLLRANETRYLDLTVALMLDIAEMETFPNLASQPDSEIMAAKAISAVAELRRWTAKQREVIAEHEAHAASITESAKKAQDGRAFAHAHEDLKQRFMMMHGATDVHQRGRDFEGFINELFALYDLEPRASYSLDHEQIDGAFSFDTDHYVLEAKWWKERIGRPLLDVFKTNIERKGKNTLGLYISLSGFTSDALAVYSYSTPFITMDGLDFMAVLDQRIRLNELVHRKKRHASETGHCFMPVAEILSESD; encoded by the coding sequence ATGCAGTCCAGCGCGCGTAAGAAGACGATGAACCCAAGCGCGTACGTCGCGCTGGTCGAAGCGCTGACAGCGATCTTCTGGAACAAGAAGCCGTTCGAGATGTACGTCCGGGCAATGCTGAAGGATCACAGCGAGTTGCTGGCGCAGCTGGACTTCACAGCCACCAAACGCGAGGTGTCGGGCCAGCTTGCCAATCTCCTGCGAGCCAACGAAACCCGTTACCTCGATCTAACGGTTGCGCTCATGCTCGACATCGCCGAAATGGAGACCTTTCCGAACCTCGCCTCGCAGCCCGACAGTGAGATCATGGCGGCCAAGGCCATTTCTGCCGTAGCTGAGTTGAGGCGTTGGACTGCCAAACAGCGCGAAGTCATCGCGGAGCACGAGGCACACGCGGCCAGCATCACCGAGAGCGCGAAAAAGGCCCAGGATGGCCGCGCGTTCGCCCATGCCCACGAGGACCTGAAGCAGCGCTTCATGATGATGCACGGCGCCACCGATGTGCATCAAAGGGGCCGCGACTTCGAGGGCTTCATCAACGAACTCTTCGCCCTGTATGACCTTGAGCCACGGGCGTCTTACAGCCTGGATCACGAGCAGATCGATGGAGCATTCTCCTTTGACACGGACCATTACGTGCTCGAAGCCAAGTGGTGGAAAGAAAGAATCGGTCGGCCACTGTTGGATGTTTTCAAAACCAACATTGAGCGCAAAGGCAAGAACACGCTGGGTCTGTATATCAGCCTGAGCGGCTTCACTTCCGACGCCCTGGCGGTGTACAGCTATAGCACTCCATTCATCACGATGGACGGCCTCGACTTTATGGCCGTACTGGACCAGCGCATCCGGTTGAATGAACTCGTCCATCGAAAGAAGCGGCATGCGAGCGAGACTGGCCACTGCTTTATGCCCGTCGCAGAGATTCTTTCCGAGAGCGACTGA
- a CDS encoding HNH endonuclease signature motif containing protein: MAPSEITRAGILRAIAEHDRLGQGAFRDAYGYRAAITYLLVHEGRQYDSKAIAGVAHLYDFGSALKPSQLSGGLKGAVAWLRREGFTVVEPPKTFQRRVGDVRPARRGVRTALHRPVLLLWAIGQALAGAPRMRPWSVTRDVVAPLMEKYAHVEDGVDSTRYPFWALVRDDLWTVGPTQELTLTSRGRRPTLESLNRVDPSGGLREHDYALLRSHPDAAAGAAAGLLLRYFYPLSTGLLRDFGLHDLLAGRWADALRPQLGESFKDRDAIWRAHGGQKMAGIGCLADGILSVFSDDKGPYADGRIPDTDWIAYVGDGLSGDQEITDGNELMAEYQAAGRPLRYWHKPFQGQFSFETWAVIAQRRLRWGVGADKQPRREFLWVLAPVPSPERETWPSEVLSALDADTGELHDDTGDYRPSDLDPEAHDTEESDEDAYRRLTQNAEANAKQRGQLKKPTLADRYVRDPSARAATIKRCKNRCESPECAGHPTERTTAGLPILQVDHVRDLAKGGPDVPWNMIALCPNCHALKTYGENKEKLRRLLAATAQRLHAEKLG; this comes from the coding sequence ATGGCACCTTCCGAGATCACGCGCGCGGGGATCCTGCGGGCGATTGCAGAGCACGACCGGCTCGGGCAGGGGGCGTTCCGTGACGCCTACGGCTACCGCGCGGCTATTACCTACCTACTCGTTCACGAGGGGCGGCAGTACGACTCCAAGGCCATAGCCGGCGTTGCTCACCTCTATGACTTCGGAAGTGCACTCAAGCCTTCACAGCTCAGTGGTGGCCTGAAGGGTGCGGTGGCTTGGCTGAGGAGGGAAGGCTTTACTGTCGTGGAGCCGCCTAAGACCTTCCAACGGCGGGTCGGGGACGTGCGGCCAGCACGTCGTGGGGTCCGTACGGCGTTGCACCGTCCCGTGCTTCTCCTCTGGGCTATCGGGCAGGCGTTGGCCGGGGCACCCCGTATGCGGCCCTGGTCGGTTACGCGCGATGTGGTGGCACCGCTGATGGAGAAATACGCCCACGTCGAGGATGGTGTGGACAGCACCCGGTATCCGTTTTGGGCGCTAGTGCGCGATGACTTGTGGACCGTGGGCCCCACGCAAGAGCTCACCCTCACCAGCCGGGGGCGACGGCCCACCCTGGAGTCCTTGAACCGGGTGGATCCGTCGGGTGGCCTACGCGAACATGACTACGCTCTGCTGCGGTCGCATCCTGACGCTGCGGCTGGAGCCGCGGCCGGACTACTCCTGCGCTACTTCTATCCCCTTTCCACCGGCTTGTTGAGGGACTTCGGCCTGCACGACTTGCTCGCCGGCAGGTGGGCGGATGCTCTACGCCCGCAGCTCGGTGAAAGCTTCAAGGACCGGGACGCCATCTGGCGCGCCCACGGCGGCCAGAAGATGGCAGGAATCGGATGCCTCGCCGACGGCATTCTAAGTGTCTTCTCGGACGACAAAGGTCCCTATGCCGACGGACGCATCCCGGACACAGACTGGATCGCCTACGTAGGAGACGGACTCTCTGGCGACCAGGAAATCACTGACGGCAACGAGCTCATGGCCGAGTACCAGGCTGCCGGCCGCCCACTGCGCTACTGGCACAAGCCGTTCCAGGGACAGTTCAGCTTCGAGACGTGGGCCGTCATCGCGCAACGCCGGCTCCGGTGGGGCGTCGGAGCCGATAAACAGCCTCGCCGAGAATTCCTCTGGGTACTAGCTCCCGTCCCCTCCCCAGAGCGCGAGACATGGCCCTCCGAGGTCCTGTCAGCACTGGACGCTGACACAGGTGAACTGCACGACGACACGGGCGACTACCGCCCAAGCGACCTCGATCCCGAAGCACATGACACCGAGGAGAGCGACGAGGACGCGTACAGGCGCCTGACACAGAACGCGGAAGCGAACGCCAAGCAACGAGGCCAGCTGAAGAAGCCGACACTCGCCGACCGCTACGTCCGCGACCCCAGCGCGAGAGCGGCAACCATCAAGCGCTGCAAGAACAGATGTGAGAGTCCTGAGTGCGCCGGCCACCCCACCGAGCGAACCACAGCCGGTCTGCCAATCTTGCAGGTCGACCACGTTCGAGACCTGGCCAAGGGCGGGCCTGATGTCCCCTGGAACATGATCGCTCTGTGCCCTAACTGCCACGCCCTCAAGACCTACGGCGAGAACAAGGAGAAGCTGCGACGCCTCCTCGCAGCCACGGCCCAGCGCCTCCACGCGGAGAAGCTCGGCTAG